Proteins encoded together in one Anopheles darlingi chromosome 3, idAnoDarlMG_H_01, whole genome shotgun sequence window:
- the LOC125954950 gene encoding polyhomeotic-proximal chromatin protein isoform X7 — MDIGMERGGPVDAGVATIGTLFQHIVNDMKNSSPLWEDFIAKATKLHACLRAAIQALAAYLDAFQKIADAATNSRGATKEIGTALTRVCLRHKAVESRMKTFTSAIMDCLIGPLQEKLEDWRKQVTVIDKDHAKEYKRCRAELKKRSSDTLRLQKKAKKGLQAGDNNLHVLVENSMQDVTLRRCELEEVERKSLRAIMVEERTRYCTFVSLLQPVVHEECEVMSELGHLQEAMQLIAAVTKDPAQLPQASEELILESKANIGLYPDSPGGSNSQGGCSNSLGSRKSSVCSISSINSSSSGSPGHHHQFQRSLSQYSPAIRLKPGESSDSGFCSSPALTSQASTLASQSHAVSTWPPHTQDATSTVDRPHTISSAYEKGHQRPALTVYTFQSPETIVETSANHPKSPANVACRPPLPVRCSSLERPLSTTSVKNANSNIPRQCPSPIPAHITKEHPQLQPTYVNMTELASMAASKTTNNSNNGINNNVNNNGGGAVPVAATANQQQHHQLQQQHHGHQHQGHGSGGGGYQQLQQPNSPVLSSASSLISPDSNATNPISSPDASACSTQTPQNTPQTGSPGTPNYSGGGTINQGYRSTTPSSMAGGLFDPASTPCESNNDTSSNHTITIDDNDEHYSNNSTSTCAASISTTTNTNITNNTTTTSITTNKPSSAPHESSDYCSGTGGAAATISSSNTTTTTTTTTSSASITPGSSAKVDKDLLKRTGSVLEKTSMFEQQINNNQLHLQQPQSQHQHQQQQQQQLSVPGSPANVPLVYGRRTTHEEIYKSAGQLLLDRDAVSGNVAGTVKALNEIRHTPASPGVLRRAQQNNPPSNQGSPTLSNRSPKTNLHQPGGGIYAQPKQLTSMSSFRNSSPAKQGPQKPNSGFLAQLNAKIAPNKPPPPGHGGASSTAYQHQQQQQQHVQQPSNNYVYTTAPSGNELIYQRSTPVDPRMSYNNNQQQQQQQLQYQQQQQQQYYQSQQQQQQPPIQPPPREGKSSIYSSASQSSSHQQQQHYQQQQQQQQQQYYQNQYHHQQQQQQQPQQQLQYQSTASQQYHYQHHQQPNSVSHRQQYALGTGGAAAGSYATQNIYVSTNPFASSVQTTAAGGGGGGGGGGSSYSPSSFGKGGTRSGDDIVVGAGGGSSATSTPNRTNHHMRNNNGAAGGSSAGAAAGVAAGGGPVTHNVLAKTSAGFLENLNARLAEQRLSGKAFAVRNLINSKALPDPRICHESLMDQIKRGATLKRNRTINDRSAPKIH, encoded by the exons AACTCGAGCCCGCTGTGGGAGGATTTCATTGCCAAAGCGACCAAGCTGCACGCTTGCTTAAG GGCTGCAATCCAAGCGTTGGCGGCCTATTTGGACGCATTCCAAAAGATTGCCGATGCTGCGACCAACTCGAGAG GAGCCACCAAAGAGATTGGCACGGCGCTGACGCGCGTCTGCCTCCGGCACAAGGCGGTCGAGAGCCGCATGAAAACGTTCACCAGTGCGATCATGGACTGCCTGATCGGACCGCTGCAGGAGAAGCTGGAGGATTGGCGCAAGCAGGTGACGGTGATCGATAAGGACCATGCCAAAGAGTACAAGCGGTGCCGGGCGGAGCTGAAGAAGCGCTCGAGCGACACGCTGCGGTTACAGAAGAAGGCCAAGAAGGGTCTGCAGGCAGGGGACAACAATCTGCACGTGCTGGTCGAGAACTCGATGCAGGACGTCACGCTGAGGCGCTGCGAGCTGGAGGAGGTCGAGCGTAAGTCGCTGCGGGCGATCATGGTCGAGGAGCGGACGCGGTACTGTACCTTCGTCAGTCTGCTCCAACCGGTGGTGCACGAGGAGTGCGAGGTGATGTCCGAGCTCGGTCACCTACAG GAAGCAATGCAGCTGATAGCGGCCGTCACGAAGGATCCCGCCCAGCTACCGCAGGCGTCCGAGGAGCTGATACTGGAATCGAAAGCCAACATCGGTCTGTACCCGGATTCGCCCGGTGGTTCCAACTCGCAGGGCGGTTGCTCCAACTCGCTCGGTTCGCGCAAAAGCTCCGTCTgctcgatcagctcgatcaacagcagcagcagtggctccccgggacaccatcatcagttcCAGCGATCACTATCACAG TACTCCCCGGCGATACGTTTGAAACCAGGCGAATCGAGCGATAGCGGCTTTTGCTCTTCACCAGCTTTAACGTCACAG GCATCTACACTAGCTAGTCAATCACATGCTGTGTCGACGTGGCCACCGCACACCCAGGATGCGACGTCGACCGTCGATCGTCCTCATACGATTTCGTCCGCGTACGAGAAGGGCCACCAGCGGCCCGCCCTTACCGTCTACACCTTCCAGAGCCCGGAAACGATCGTCGAGACGTCGGCGAATCATCCAAAGTCGCCTGCCAATGTCGCGTgtcgaccaccactaccagtg cGCTGTTCATCTCTGGAACGACCGCTCTCGACGACATCGGTCAAAAATGCCAATTCCAACATCCCGCGCCAGTGCCCCTCACCGATTCCGGCACATATTACCAAAG AACACCCACAACTACAGCCAACGTACGTCAACATGACGGAGCTGGCTTCGATGGCTGCTTCTAAAACCactaacaacagcaacaatggcaTTAACAACAACGTCAACAacaatggtggcggtgcagtACCGGTGGCTGCGACTgccaatcaacagcaacaccaccagctgcagcagcaacaccatggccatcagcatcaggggcacggtagtggtggtggtggctatcagcagctgcaacaaccaAACTCGCCCGTGCTCTCGTCGGCCTCATCGCTCATATCGCCCGATTCGAACGCGACGAATCCGATCAGCTCCCCGGACGCCTCGGCCTGCAGTACGCAAACACCGCAAAACACGCCCCAGACGGGATCGCCCGGTACGCCGAACTACAGTGGCGGGGGCACCATCAATCAGGGATACCGCAGCACGACGCCGTCCTCGATGGCGGGCGGTCTGTTCGATCCGGCGAGCACACCGTGTGAAAGTAATAACGATACTTCCTCCAATCACACCATCACGATCGACGACAATGATGAGCATTATTCTAACAACAGCACGAGCACTTGCGCTGCGTCCATTTCTACTACCACCAATACCAATATCACCAACAATACCACCACAACCTCCATCACCACTAACAAGCCATCATCTGCTCCTCACGAAAGTAGTGACTATTGTTCTGGCACTGGTGGCGCTGCGGCCACCATCTCCTCTtccaacaccactaccaccaccaccacaaccacctcATCTGCCTCGATCACGCCAGGCTCGTCGGCAAAGGTCGACAAAGATTTACTCAAACGTACCGGTTCAGTTCTAGAGAAAACGTCGATGTTCGAGCAGcagatcaacaacaaccagctgcacctgcagcaaccgcaatcgcagcaccagcaccaacagcagcagcaacagcagctcagTGTTCCTGGATCACCGGCGAATGTCCCTCTAGTGTATGGGCGACGAACAACACACgaagaaatatacaaatccgCCGGTCAGTTGCTTCTGGATCGCGATGCAG TTTCAGGCAATGTAGCGGGCACGGTGAAGGCTCTGAATGAAATAAGACACACACCGGCCAGTCCGGGGGTGCTACGAAGAGCGCAGCAGAACAATCCACCCTCCAATCAAGGATCACCAACg CTGTCGAATCGATCTCCGAAAACGAACCTCCATCAACCGGGTGGAGGCATCTACGCACAACCGAAACAGCTTACGAGTATGTCTAGCTTCCGCAATTCAAGTCCAGCAAAGCAAG GACCCCAGAAACCAAACAGTGGCTTTTTGGCGCAACTTAATGCCAAAATTGCTCCCAACAAACCCCCACCTCCGGGTCATGGTGGCGCTAGCAGTACAGCTtatcagcaccaacaacagcagcagcaacacgtcCAGCAACCCTCGAACAACTATGTCTATACGACGGCTCCGTCCGGTAACGAGCTGATCTACCAGCGTTCCACTCCCGTTGATCCTCGAATGTCGTACAACaataatcagcagcaacaacagcaacagctacagtaccaacagcagcaacagcagcaatactatcaatcgcaacaacagcagcaacagccaccgatccaaccaccaccaagagaGGGTAAAAGCTCCATCTATTCCTCCGCTAGTCAATCTTCttcccatcagcagcagcaacactaccagcagcagcagcagcagcagcagcagcaatactaTCAAaatcagtatcatcatcagcagcagcagcaacaacaaccgcaacagcaactgcaatACCAGTCAACAGCCTCGCAACAGTATCAttaccaacaccatcaacagcccAATTCAGTTtcccaccggcagcagtacgCACTGGGCACGGGAGGAGCGGCTGCTGGTAGCTACGCTACCCAGAACATTTACGTATCGACGAATCCGTTCGCCAGTTCCGTCcaaactactgctgctggcggcggcggtggtggtggtggtggtggtagtagctaTTCGCCTTCATCCTTTGGCAAGGGTGGTACTCGTAGTGGGGACgacattgttgttggtgccggtggtggatcTAGTGCCACGAGCACACCCAACCGCACAA ATCATCATATGCGAAACAATaatggtgccgctggtggatCATCggctggagctgctgcaggagtagctgccggtggtggaccaGTAACGCATAACGTGCTGGCGAAGACTAGTGCCGGATTCCTGGAAAATCTCAATGCTCGCTTAGCGGAGCAACGGCTTTCGGGAAAAGCGTTCGCCGTAAGGAATCTCATCAACAGCAAAGCACTC CCCGATCCACGTATCTGCCACGAGTCGTTGATGGATCAAATCAAACGGGGTGCCACGTTGAAGAGGAATCGCACGATCAATGATCGTAGCGCACCGAAGATCCACTAG
- the LOC125954950 gene encoding alpha-protein kinase 1 isoform X6 — MDIGMERGGPVDAGVATIGTLFQHIVNDMKNSSPLWEDFIAKATKLHACLRAAIQALAAYLDAFQKIADAATNSRGATKEIGTALTRVCLRHKAVESRMKTFTSAIMDCLIGPLQEKLEDWRKQVTVIDKDHAKEYKRCRAELKKRSSDTLRLQKKAKKGLQAGDNNLHVLVENSMQDVTLRRCELEEVERKSLRAIMVEERTRYCTFVSLLQPVVHEECEVMSELGHLQEAMQLIAAVTKDPAQLPQASEELILESKANIGLYPDSPGGSNSQGGCSNSLGSRKSSVCSISSINSSSSGSPGHHHQFQRSLSQYSPAIRLKPGESSDSGFCSSPALTSQASTLASQSHAVSTWPPHTQDATSTVDRPHTISSAYEKGHQRPALTVYTFQSPETIVETSANHPKSPANVACRPPLPVRCSSLERPLSTTSVKNANSNIPRQCPSPIPAHITKEHPQLQPTYVNMTELASMAASKTTNNSNNGINNNVNNNGGGAVPVAATANQQQHHQLQQQHHGHQHQGHGSGGGGYQQLQQPNSPVLSSASSLISPDSNATNPISSPDASACSTQTPQNTPQTGSPGTPNYSGGGTINQGYRSTTPSSMAGGLFDPASTPCESNNDTSSNHTITIDDNDEHYSNNSTSTCAASISTTTNTNITNNTTTTSITTNKPSSAPHESSDYCSGTGGAAATISSSNTTTTTTTTTSSASITPGSSAKVDKDLLKRTGSVLEKTSMFEQQINNNQLHLQQPQSQHQHQQQQQQQLSVPGSPANVPLVYGRRTTHEEIYKSAGQLLLDRDAGPTRVTRRASVNTVKPPPPVRRSSSVTPSPSVGTNSITTTNLAQQSVAYTSSESLPPPPAYLLDSTAGSSPSISGNVAGTVKALNEIRHTPASPGVLRRAQQNNPPSNQGSPTLSNRSPKTNLHQPGGGIYAQPKQLTSMSSFRNSSPAKQGPQKPNSGFLAQLNAKIAPNKPPPPGHGGASSTAYQHQQQQQQHVQQPSNNYVYTTAPSGNELIYQRSTPVDPRMSYNNNQQQQQQQLQYQQQQQQQYYQSQQQQQQPPIQPPPREGKSSIYSSASQSSSHQQQQHYQQQQQQQQQQYYQNQYHHQQQQQQQPQQQLQYQSTASQQYHYQHHQQPNSVSHRQQYALGTGGAAAGSYATQNIYVSTNPFASSVQTTAAGGGGGGGGGGSSYSPSSFGKGGTRSGDDIVVGAGGGSSATSTPNRTNHHMRNNNGAAGGSSAGAAAGVAAGGGPVTHNVLAKTSAGFLENLNARLAEQRLSGKAFAVRNLINSKALPDPRICHESLMDQIKRGATLKRNRTINDRSAPKIH, encoded by the exons AACTCGAGCCCGCTGTGGGAGGATTTCATTGCCAAAGCGACCAAGCTGCACGCTTGCTTAAG GGCTGCAATCCAAGCGTTGGCGGCCTATTTGGACGCATTCCAAAAGATTGCCGATGCTGCGACCAACTCGAGAG GAGCCACCAAAGAGATTGGCACGGCGCTGACGCGCGTCTGCCTCCGGCACAAGGCGGTCGAGAGCCGCATGAAAACGTTCACCAGTGCGATCATGGACTGCCTGATCGGACCGCTGCAGGAGAAGCTGGAGGATTGGCGCAAGCAGGTGACGGTGATCGATAAGGACCATGCCAAAGAGTACAAGCGGTGCCGGGCGGAGCTGAAGAAGCGCTCGAGCGACACGCTGCGGTTACAGAAGAAGGCCAAGAAGGGTCTGCAGGCAGGGGACAACAATCTGCACGTGCTGGTCGAGAACTCGATGCAGGACGTCACGCTGAGGCGCTGCGAGCTGGAGGAGGTCGAGCGTAAGTCGCTGCGGGCGATCATGGTCGAGGAGCGGACGCGGTACTGTACCTTCGTCAGTCTGCTCCAACCGGTGGTGCACGAGGAGTGCGAGGTGATGTCCGAGCTCGGTCACCTACAG GAAGCAATGCAGCTGATAGCGGCCGTCACGAAGGATCCCGCCCAGCTACCGCAGGCGTCCGAGGAGCTGATACTGGAATCGAAAGCCAACATCGGTCTGTACCCGGATTCGCCCGGTGGTTCCAACTCGCAGGGCGGTTGCTCCAACTCGCTCGGTTCGCGCAAAAGCTCCGTCTgctcgatcagctcgatcaacagcagcagcagtggctccccgggacaccatcatcagttcCAGCGATCACTATCACAG TACTCCCCGGCGATACGTTTGAAACCAGGCGAATCGAGCGATAGCGGCTTTTGCTCTTCACCAGCTTTAACGTCACAG GCATCTACACTAGCTAGTCAATCACATGCTGTGTCGACGTGGCCACCGCACACCCAGGATGCGACGTCGACCGTCGATCGTCCTCATACGATTTCGTCCGCGTACGAGAAGGGCCACCAGCGGCCCGCCCTTACCGTCTACACCTTCCAGAGCCCGGAAACGATCGTCGAGACGTCGGCGAATCATCCAAAGTCGCCTGCCAATGTCGCGTgtcgaccaccactaccagtg cGCTGTTCATCTCTGGAACGACCGCTCTCGACGACATCGGTCAAAAATGCCAATTCCAACATCCCGCGCCAGTGCCCCTCACCGATTCCGGCACATATTACCAAAG AACACCCACAACTACAGCCAACGTACGTCAACATGACGGAGCTGGCTTCGATGGCTGCTTCTAAAACCactaacaacagcaacaatggcaTTAACAACAACGTCAACAacaatggtggcggtgcagtACCGGTGGCTGCGACTgccaatcaacagcaacaccaccagctgcagcagcaacaccatggccatcagcatcaggggcacggtagtggtggtggtggctatcagcagctgcaacaaccaAACTCGCCCGTGCTCTCGTCGGCCTCATCGCTCATATCGCCCGATTCGAACGCGACGAATCCGATCAGCTCCCCGGACGCCTCGGCCTGCAGTACGCAAACACCGCAAAACACGCCCCAGACGGGATCGCCCGGTACGCCGAACTACAGTGGCGGGGGCACCATCAATCAGGGATACCGCAGCACGACGCCGTCCTCGATGGCGGGCGGTCTGTTCGATCCGGCGAGCACACCGTGTGAAAGTAATAACGATACTTCCTCCAATCACACCATCACGATCGACGACAATGATGAGCATTATTCTAACAACAGCACGAGCACTTGCGCTGCGTCCATTTCTACTACCACCAATACCAATATCACCAACAATACCACCACAACCTCCATCACCACTAACAAGCCATCATCTGCTCCTCACGAAAGTAGTGACTATTGTTCTGGCACTGGTGGCGCTGCGGCCACCATCTCCTCTtccaacaccactaccaccaccaccacaaccacctcATCTGCCTCGATCACGCCAGGCTCGTCGGCAAAGGTCGACAAAGATTTACTCAAACGTACCGGTTCAGTTCTAGAGAAAACGTCGATGTTCGAGCAGcagatcaacaacaaccagctgcacctgcagcaaccgcaatcgcagcaccagcaccaacagcagcagcaacagcagctcagTGTTCCTGGATCACCGGCGAATGTCCCTCTAGTGTATGGGCGACGAACAACACACgaagaaatatacaaatccgCCGGTCAGTTGCTTCTGGATCGCGATGCAG GACCGACCCGTGTTACACGACGTGCGTCAGTGAATACCGTCAAACCGCCACCGCCCGTCCGGCGCAGCTCGAGCGTCACGCCTAGTCCAAGCGTAGGAACT AActccatcactaccaccaatcTTGCCCAGCAAAGTGTAGCTTACACCTCATCAGAAAGtttaccaccgccacctgcTTATCTCTTAGATTCCACCGCCGGAAGCTCACCTAGTA TTTCAGGCAATGTAGCGGGCACGGTGAAGGCTCTGAATGAAATAAGACACACACCGGCCAGTCCGGGGGTGCTACGAAGAGCGCAGCAGAACAATCCACCCTCCAATCAAGGATCACCAACg CTGTCGAATCGATCTCCGAAAACGAACCTCCATCAACCGGGTGGAGGCATCTACGCACAACCGAAACAGCTTACGAGTATGTCTAGCTTCCGCAATTCAAGTCCAGCAAAGCAAG GACCCCAGAAACCAAACAGTGGCTTTTTGGCGCAACTTAATGCCAAAATTGCTCCCAACAAACCCCCACCTCCGGGTCATGGTGGCGCTAGCAGTACAGCTtatcagcaccaacaacagcagcagcaacacgtcCAGCAACCCTCGAACAACTATGTCTATACGACGGCTCCGTCCGGTAACGAGCTGATCTACCAGCGTTCCACTCCCGTTGATCCTCGAATGTCGTACAACaataatcagcagcaacaacagcaacagctacagtaccaacagcagcaacagcagcaatactatcaatcgcaacaacagcagcaacagccaccgatccaaccaccaccaagagaGGGTAAAAGCTCCATCTATTCCTCCGCTAGTCAATCTTCttcccatcagcagcagcaacactaccagcagcagcagcagcagcagcagcagcaatactaTCAAaatcagtatcatcatcagcagcagcagcaacaacaaccgcaacagcaactgcaatACCAGTCAACAGCCTCGCAACAGTATCAttaccaacaccatcaacagcccAATTCAGTTtcccaccggcagcagtacgCACTGGGCACGGGAGGAGCGGCTGCTGGTAGCTACGCTACCCAGAACATTTACGTATCGACGAATCCGTTCGCCAGTTCCGTCcaaactactgctgctggcggcggcggtggtggtggtggtggtggtagtagctaTTCGCCTTCATCCTTTGGCAAGGGTGGTACTCGTAGTGGGGACgacattgttgttggtgccggtggtggatcTAGTGCCACGAGCACACCCAACCGCACAA ATCATCATATGCGAAACAATaatggtgccgctggtggatCATCggctggagctgctgcaggagtagctgccggtggtggaccaGTAACGCATAACGTGCTGGCGAAGACTAGTGCCGGATTCCTGGAAAATCTCAATGCTCGCTTAGCGGAGCAACGGCTTTCGGGAAAAGCGTTCGCCGTAAGGAATCTCATCAACAGCAAAGCACTC CCCGATCCACGTATCTGCCACGAGTCGTTGATGGATCAAATCAAACGGGGTGCCACGTTGAAGAGGAATCGCACGATCAATGATCGTAGCGCACCGAAGATCCACTAG